The Panicum hallii strain FIL2 chromosome 9, PHallii_v3.1, whole genome shotgun sequence genome has a window encoding:
- the LOC112877760 gene encoding kinesin-like protein KIN-14F → MAEAPAILSLSAAAVVEDVLRQHGCRLSDRDLASRRAEEAAARRNEAAGWLRRTVGAVAARDLPEEPSEEEFRLGLRNGQILCGALNRVHPGAVPKVVVNTAADSVLQADGAALSAFQYFENVRNFLVAAQEIGLPCFEASDLEQGGKSARVVNCVLALKSYGDWKQCGGTGPWKYGGNLKPSASGKSFGRKNSEPFRRSQSMNEGEVPYEEAGFNADAHLDSSDMSTSRPLKMLVSAVLSDKRPDEVPQLLESMLSKLVEEFENRLNSQNELVKTALKNGADSTKSFSKSKVLVETTPNTSGRKMDTTDIYCNHKQTKKETSREVALKQHSILQQQSKNVEELKADLITTKAGMEYMQMKYSEDINLLGRHLFSLAHAASGYHKVLEENRKLYNQVQDLKGNIRVYCRVRPFLPGQGSPSTVGSIDEGNITIVTPSKSGKEGRKTFSFNKVFGPSATQDEVFLDTQPLIRSVLDGYNVCIFAYGQTGSGKTYTMSGPKNMTEQTQGVNYRALGDLFKLAEQRRGAFIYDIAVQMIEIYNEQVRDLLVTDGLNKRLEIRNNSQNGLNVPDASLVRVASTMDVMELMNVGQKNRAVGATALNDRSSRSHSCLTVHVQGRDLTSGTILRGCMHLVDLAGSERVDKSEVTGERLKEAQHINKSLSALGDVIASLAQKNAHVPYRNSKLTQLLQDSLGGQAKTLMFVHISPESDAVGETISTLKFAERVSTVELGAARLNKESGEVRELKEQIARLKSALAVKDSGSEQIMSRDSEAFNMKMSSPGFSNKRQGSCDLLSSQTNFRQPMEDVGNIEVRANPTLRQKKPSFDLQDLLTSNDYPSWPDSNLRVSFQMGDEREAASGDWIDKVVVNNNNSIGDWEGDSAALPDFFYQRYHSGMREKQYQRNNTRQKEDHEYEQQRPRFYSTNTDDSDDIDMATSDSSESDALWQLNVQSMNSSISESGSKVKKPQSKLRDGSDSRTPVHSQIPSASRKATNGSSRSVRQPLSRSDSRRLSSNGRQAGTK, encoded by the exons ATGGCGGAGGCGCCGGCGATCCTCTCGCTCTCCGCGGCCGCCGTGGTGGAGGACGTGCTGCGGCAGCACGGGTGCCGCCTCAGCGACCGCGACCTCGCGTCACGCAGGGCCGAGGAAGCCG CGGCGAGGCGGAACGAGGCGGCGGGGTGGCTGCGCCGCACGGTGGGGGCGGTCGCCGCGCGCGACCTGCCGGAGGAGCCGTCCGAGGAGGAGTTCCGCCTCGGCCTCCGCAACGGCCAGATCCTCTGCGGCGCGCTCAACCGGGTCCACCCGGGCGCCGTCCCGAAG GTGGTCGTGAACACGGCGGCGGACTCCGTGCTGCAGGCCGACGGCGCGGCGCTGTCGGCGTTCCAGTACTTCGAGAACGTGCGCAACTTCCTGGTGGCGGCGCAGGAGATCGGCCTGCCCTGCTTCGAGGCCTCCGATTTGGAGCAG GGAGGGAAGAGCGCCAGGGTGGTGAACTGCGTGCTCGCACTCAAGTCGTACGGTGACTGGAAGCAATGCGGTGGCACCGGTCCGTGGAAGTATGGGGGAAATCTGAAACCGTCGGCCTCCGGCAAGTCCTTCGGGAGGAAAAACTCCGAGCCGTTCCGCAGGAGTCAGTCGATGAATGAAGGTGAAGTGCCCTATGAGGAGGCTGGATTCAATGCCGACGCTCATCTTGATTCCAGCGACATG TCGACGTCGCGCCCGCTGAAAATGTTGGTTAGTGCAGTTTTGTCCGACAAGAGGCCGGATGAAGTTCCACAG CTCTTGGAGTCCATGTTGAGTAAACTTGTTGAAGAATTCGAAAATCGTCTAAACAGCCAAAATGAATTG GTTAAAACGGCTCTAAAAAATGGTGCTGACAGCACAAAATCCTTTTCGAAATCAAAGGTTCTGGTTGAGACTACTCCGAATACTAGTGGGAGAAAG ATGGATACAACAGATATTTACTGTAACCATAAGCAAACAAAAAAAGAAACATCAAGAGAAGTGGCACTGAAGCAACATTCAATTCTCCAACAACAGTCAAAGAATGTTGAG GAACTCAAGGCTGATCTGATAACTACTAAGGCGGGTATGGAGTATATGCAAATGAAATACTCTGAGGACATCAACCTCCTTG GAAGGCACCTGTTTAGCCTGGCTCATGCAGCTTCAGGTTATCACAAAGTTCTTGAAGAAAATCGAAAGCTATACAACCAGGTGCAGGATCTTAAAG GAAATATCAGAGTATACTGTAGGGTACGGCCCTTTCTACCTGGACAAGGAAGTCCTTCCACTGTGGGTTCCATCGACGAGGGCAACATAACCATTGTCACCCCTTCAAAGTCTGGAAAGGAAGGCCGGAAAACTTTTAGCTTCAATAAGGTTTTTGGCCCATCAGCAACACAAG ATGAGGTGTTCTTAGATACCCAACCCCTTATTCGTTCGGTTCTTGATGGATACAATGTTTGTATCTTCGCATATGGCCAAACCGGATCAGGGAAGACATACACAATG AGTGGGCCCAAGAACATGACTGAGCAAACCCAAGGTGTCAACTATCGGGCACTAGGTGATCTATTTAAGCTTGCTGAACAAAGGAGAGGAGCCTTCATATATGATATTGCTGTGCAAATGATCGAAATTTACAACGAACAAGTCAGGGATCTCCTTGTCACTGATGGTCTGAACAAAAG ATTAGAGATTCGGAATAACTCTCAGAATGGGCTTAATGTGCCGGATGCAAGCCTTGTCCGCGTGGCGTCAACAATGGATGTCATGGAATTGATGAATGTTGGGCAGAAGAATCGTGCCGTGGGTGCTACTGCTCTAAATGACAGGAGTAGTCGTTCCCACAG TTGTTTAACTGTTCATGTTCAGGGAAGGGATCTTACATCAGGGACCATTCTTCGTGGTTGCATGCATTTAGTTGATCTTGCGGGCAGCGAACGGGTTGACAAGTCAGAGGTCACTGGAGAAAGGTTAAAAGAAGCACAGCATATAAACAAATCATTGTCGGCCTTAGGGGATGTAATTGCTTCCCTTGCCCAAAAGAATGCACATGTACCTTACAGGAACAGCAAATTAACACAACTTCTTCAAGATTCACTTG GAGGTCAGGCTAAAACCTTGATGTTTGTTCATATAAGCCCAGAGAGTGATGCTGTAGGAGAAACCATCAGCACCTTGAAGTTTGCTGAGCGTGTCTCAACTGTTGAACTTGGTGCTGCTCGATTAAATAAAGAATCTGGAGAAGTTAGAGAGCTGAAAGAGCAG ATTGCTCGACTTAAATCAGCTTTAGCTGTGAAAGACTCAGGATCGGAGCAAATAATGAGTCGTGACTCTGAGGCATTTAACATGAAGATGTCTTCGCCTGGTTTTTCAAATAAGCGACAGGGTAGTTGTGATTTACTGTCTAGCCAAACGAACTTCAGACAACCAATGGAGGATGTCGGAAACATAGAG GTTAGAGCCAATCCTACATTGAGGCAAAAGAAACCAAGCTTTGACCTGCAGGATTTATTAACATCAAATGATTATCCTTCATGGCCAGACAGCAATTTAAGGGTGAGTTTTCAGATGGGAGATGAAAGGGAAGCAGCTAGTGGGGACTGGATAGATAAGGTTGTTGTGAACAATAATAACTCGATCGGTGATTGGGAGGGGGACAGTGCAGCTTTACCGGACTTCTTTTACCAGAGATATCATTCAGGTATGAGGGAGAAGCAGTACCAGAGAAATAACACAAGACAAAAGGAGGACCATGAGTATGAACAGCAAAGGCCTCGATTTTACTCTACAAATACGGATGATTCTGATGACATTGACATGGCGACAAGTGATTCCTCAGAATCAGATGCGCTATGGCAGCTCAATGTCCAAAGCATGAATAGCTCAATTAGTGAGAGCGGATCGAAGGTTAAGAAACCACAATCAAAGCTAAGAGATGGCTCAGATTCCAG GACTCCAGTTCATTCTCAAATACCATCAGCGTCAAGAAAAGCCACAAACGGTTCAAGCAGATCTGTTAGGCAACCTTTAAGCAGAAGCGACAGCAGAAGGCTTTcatcaaatggaagacaagctGGTACAAAGTAG
- the LOC112873488 gene encoding peroxisomal membrane protein 11-3, with amino-acid sequence MSSSSDSESSKPADAPARPPSRDFLAHLEAYLARRDGVDKLLKISRYSARLALAAGPPLPPAAAARLKSFESSVGLSRKAFRLGKFVQSLNALRAHPHPPPALAILACGGEGVYYFLEQFVWLAKAGLLPAHLLPRLQRLSAWAELLGYVGSIAIKLEEVARIESSVKKRLAEGSGEESEAVRTMRGKLLLKRMSVVQDVADAVMALGDVTDGKGLLGSSTLMASAGLLSALISTHKNWNSC; translated from the coding sequence ATGTCCTCCTCCTCCGACTCCGAGTCCAGCAAGCCCGCGGACGCGCCCGCGCGCCCTCCGTCCCGCGACTTCCTCGCCCACCTCGAGGCCTACCTCGCCCGCCGCGACGGCGTCGACAAGCTCCTCAAGATCTCCCGCTACTCCGCGCGCCTCGCGCTCGCCGCggggccgccgctgccgcccgccgccgccgcccgcctcaaGTCCTTCGAGTCCAGCGTCGGGCTCAGCCGCAAGGCCTTCCGCCTCGGCAAGTTCGTGCAGTCCCTCAACGCCCTCCGCGCCCACCCGCACCCGCCGCCGGCCCTCGCGATCCTTGcctgcggcggcgagggcgtctACTACTTCCTTGAGCAGTTCGTCTGGCTCGCCAAGGCGGGGCTCTTGCCCGCGCACCTCCtcccgcgcctccagcgcctcAGCGCCTGGGCCGAGCTGCTGGGCTACGTCGGCTCCATCGCGATTAAGCTGGAAGAGGTGGCGAGGATCGAATCGTCCGTCAAGAAGCGCCTCGCGGAGGGCAGCGGGGAGGAGAGCGAGGCCGTGAGGACGATGCGGGGTAAGCTGCTGCTGAAGCGGATGTCGGTGGTGCAGGACGTGGCGGACGCGGTCATGGCGCTCGGAGACGTCACCGACGGGAAGGGTTTGCTCGGGAGTTCCACGCTGATGGCATCCGCAGGCCTGCTCTCTGCATTGATCAGCACGCACAAGAACTGGAATTCTTGTTGA
- the LOC112873487 gene encoding chromodomain-helicase-DNA-binding protein 4-like: MGTGEGPPPARRENGVSRRRWLDGEEEDDDEYVLEEEEEEDYAEELSASSAGEEGEGSDAEYQEDEDEEEEEIETPRLKRPVKASDRRRKGKLDPAAARSRRRKYEEDEDYEEEIEEEEEVEEYHDELDEEEEAHQRPKSVAKCGGRNRNVKPSTAAKRSHQRRHLDDEDMDFDPELDEEEELDEDIDFDPEVDDDDEDEYQDEEEEELAATRARKVTVKNPAKRKSASKRRTLKKKKKKTKGSKVSGRKSASAKAKKSAPIRRRRKRSVVDEYEDDEDEDDDDFIVEDEHPRKKARTRNGREAQVDPEVSPVEEETWPNLESDTSDFEFATSDEEPNIVETQVVEQISVRKGRKKRISGSESSSDSEFVVSDKELEDLKETELPKPVPMLPASIRRICITRHGEGKGKEKQEPEEAGNPICGICLSEEQRATVQGVLNCCSHYFCFACIMEWSRVESRCPLCKQRFTTITKSSKVDLGLGVRKSVIKVEERDQVYQPTEEEIRRWLDPYENVVCIECNRGGDDSLMLLCDICDSSAHTYCVGLGREVPEGNWYCGGCRLGDEGPSYTGIQRTVANERQNYRTQVDNSSVSFGPAAPSGTFERSPSINPHRSFQGIDLNLSPRDFPGDTHPAESQTDSVSTPTGRRATLSGRRQIHRYIRILLTRPRPPGRQDTYHNVAQHSAGVPRTEPNRRNFPSSSEANTSHSLPDGIQNHHNGLPFVQAHSNFAPCMSLDGDDFQQIEGVKSNLRNV; this comes from the exons ATGGGAACGGGAgaggggccgccgccggcgaggcgaGAAAACGGCGTTAGTCGGCGGCGCTGGCTggacggggaggaggaggacgacgacgagtaTGTgttggaggaggaagaggaagaggattATGCGGAAGAGCTCTCCGCCTCGAGCGCCGGCGAGGAGGGGGAGGGTTCTGACGCGGAGTACCAGGAGGACgaagatgaggaggaggaggagatcgAGACGCCGCGGCTGAAGCGACCGGTAAAGGCCAGCGACCGCCGGCGGAAGGGGAAGTTGGATCCGGCTGCTGCGCGATCTCGGCGCCGGAAGTACGAGGAGGATGAGGACTACGAGGAGGAgatcgaggaagaagaggaggtggAGGAGTACCACGATGAGCtcgatgaggaggaagaggcgcATCAGCGGCCAAAGAGCGTTGCGAAATGTGGCGGCCGTAACCGAAATGTGAAGCCGTCTACTGCAGCGAAGCGATCTCATCAGCGGAGGCACTTGGACGATGAGGATATGGACTTTGACCCCGAGTTGGATGAAGAGGAGGAGTTAGATGAGGACATCGATTTTGATCCTGAAGTGGATGACGATGATGAGGATGAATACCAagacgaggaggaagaggaactgGCTGCTACCCGTGCCAGAAAGGTAACTGTTAAGAATCCAGCGAAGCGGAAGTCTGCTTCAAAGCGGCGAacgctgaagaagaagaagaagaaaactaAGGGATCTAAGGTTTCTGGGAGGAAATCGGCTTCGGCTAAAGCCAAGAAGTCCGCACCCATTAGACGGCGGAGAAAGCGTTCAGTAGTTGATGAATATGAGGACGATgaggatgaagatgatgatgacttCATTGTAGAGGATGAGCACCCCAGGAAGAAGGCCAGGACAAGGAATGGGAGGGAGGCGCAAGTGGACCCTGAAGTATCACCGGTTGAGGAAGAGACATGGCCAAACCTTGAGTCAGACACATCAGACTTTGAATTTGCGACATCTGATGAGGAACCTAACATTGTTGAGACACAGGTGGTTGAGCAGATTTCAGTCAGAAagggaaggaagaagaggataTCTGGGTCTGAGTCATCCTCTGATTCTGAATTTGTTGTATCAGATAAGGAATTGGAGGATTTGAAGGAGACTGAGCTCCCAAAGCCTGTGCCAATGCTCCCTGCTTCGATCAGAAGGATTTGTATTACAAGGCATGGAGAAGGCAAGGGAAAGGAGAAACAGGAACCGGAGGAGGCTGGGAATCCAATATGCGGGATCTGCCTCTCAGAGGAGCAGAGAGCTACTGTGCAGGGTGTCCTCAATTGTTGTTCGCACTACTTTTGCTTTGCGTGCATCATGGAATGGTCTAGAGTTGAGTCGAGGTGCCCATTGTGTAAGCAGCGGTTCACTACAATCACCAAGTCATCAAAGGTAGATCTTGGTCTTGGAGTGAGAAAATCTGTAATCAAGGTCGAAGAGCGTGACCAG GTTTATCAGCCCACTGAAGAAGAAATAAGGCGCTGGTTAGACCCATATGAGAATGTGGTGTGTATAGAGTGCAATCGAGGTGGCGATGATAGTCTCATGCTACTATGCGATATTTGTGATTCTTCAGCGCATACTTATTGTGTTGGCTTGGGAAGGGAAGTGCCTGAAGGAAATTGGTACTGTGGAGGATGTAGACTTGGTGATGAGGGACCGTCCTATACCGGAATTCAGCGCACAGTGGCTAATGAAAGACAAAATTACAGAACTCAGGTTGATAATAGTTCTGTAAGTTTTGGACCGGCTGCACCAAGTGGCACATTTGAGAGATCGCCATCAATCAACCCTCATCGTTCTTTTCAAGGGATAGATCTAAATCTATCCCCAAGAGATTTTCCTGGGGACACCCATCCTGCTGAATCACAAACTGATAGCGTATCAACTCCAACTGGAAGGCGTGCCACCCTTTCAGGAAGGCGTCAAATACATCGCTATATTCGGATTTTGCTAACTAGACCAAGGCCGCCTGGCAGACAAGACACATACCATAATGTTGCACAGCACAGTGCTGGTGTACCAAGAACTGAACCAAATCGCCGTAACTTCCCTTCTTCATCAGAAGCAAACACATCACACAGTCTGCCTGATGGCATTCAGAACCATCACAATGGACTTCCATTTGTTCAAGCTCACAGCAATTTTGCTCCATGCATGTCCCTCGATGGGGATGATTTCCAGCAAATTGAAGGTGTCAAGAGCAACCTTAGGAATGTGTAG
- the LOC112873808 gene encoding uncharacterized protein LOC112873808 — protein sequence MEKKQNGKRAAPFLCLPLPLSTPRASRRDETPTRSAPRRLAMAAADYDRAYHPDAAPATAGEFDRPYRNEVVPYGDRRLDIVVKPPARSPPPPLPASTRSGGGAGSAWCFSDPEMKRRRRVASYKAYSVEGKVKASLRRGFRWIKAKCSELIHG from the exons ATGGAGAAAAAACAAAACGGAAAACGGGCAGCGCCGTTTCtctgcctccctctccctctctccacCCCGCGAGCGTCACGCCGCGACGAGACTCCCACGCGGTCCGCCCCGCGTCGCCTCGCGATGGCCGCCGCCGACTACGACCGCGCGTACCACCCCGACGCGGCCCCCGCCACCGCCGGGGAGTTCGACCGCCCCTACCGCAACGAGGTGGTGCCCTACGGCGACCGCCGCCTCGACATCGTCGTCAAGCCGCCCGccaggtcgccgccgccgccgctgccggcgtccaccaggagcggcggcggggcggggtcGGCGTGGTGCTTCAGCGACCCGGAGATGAAGAGGCGGCGGAGGGTGGCGAGCTACAAGGCCTACTCGGTGGAGGGCAAGGTCAAGGCGTCGCTCCGCAGGGGGTTCCGCTGGATCAAGGCCAAGTGCTCCGAGCTCATCCATGGCTG A